DNA sequence from the Blastocatellia bacterium genome:
CCGCCATGGGCCTGTGGCTCCCGGCAGCGTGGCCCTCACCGGAGCGGGCAATCTCCCCTGTCGCGCTGTGATTCATGCCGTCGGACCGATCTGGCGCGGAGGCCGTGAGGGTGAGGAGGAAACTCTGCGTTCGGCGGCTCGATCGAGTTTTACGCTCGCCAATGAGCAGGGCTTCAGGAGCCTCGCCCTGCCGGCCATCAGTGCCGGCATCTTCGGCTTCCCCGTGGAGCGATGTGCGCGGATTTTGCTGGAAACGGCTGAAGAATTTCTCCGGGCTCATCCTGACGGCGCGTTGCGCGAGATCCGCTTCGTGCTTTTCGATGCCCCGACACATCAGGCCTTCGAGCGCGAATTCCAGGCGCGATTTTCACAGACATCCTCCTCGTAGCAACCGCAACCGGGGCGAT
Encoded proteins:
- a CDS encoding macro domain-containing protein, which codes for MNQKTAEYRLPTGQTIALVRGDITEEAVDAIVNAANSALAHGGGVAAAIVRRGGAQIQKESDEWVRRHGPVAPGSVALTGAGNLPCRAVIHAVGPIWRGGREGEEETLRSAARSSFTLANEQGFRSLALPAISAGIFGFPVERCARILLETAEEFLRAHPDGALREIRFVLFDAPTHQAFEREFQARFSQTSSS